The Mycolicibacterium duvalii DNA window CGATCTCCATGTTCTCGATGCTCTTGGCGATGGCCAGCGCGGCGGTTCCCGCCAGCCACCCGGCCCGGGACCGGGTGAGCGCGATCAGCAGTCGGGCCGCGATGTCGAGCCCGCGCTGAAATCCGATGGTGCGACGGATGTAGGCAGCGTCGCGGGCGCCGAGCGACTCCTCGACGTCACGCCGGATGGCGTCGAGTTCGTCACCGAGCGCGGCGACGTCTTCGTCGGTCAGGTGCGCGTAGGCGGTCGTGTCAGAGATGGCCAATCAAGAGTCCTGTCCGAGGTGGTCGGTGGGCACGGACGCGCAGGACATCCGCTCGCCGCGGGACTGCGCCTCGCGGACGGCGGGAAAACGTTGCGTCGGGGTTAATTTCGGTAGGAAAAGAATGTGGGCTGGTGAGATCACTCACCAGCCCACATTGGAGTCTTGGTCTGCCTTAGATGGCAGTCACTCGAACGGCCTGCGGCCCCTTGTTGCCTTGCTCGATCTCGAACTCGACACGCTGGTTCTCCTCCAGCGACCGGTATCCGTTCCCGTTGATCTCGCTGTAGTGAACGAAAACGTCACCCGCGTCGCCGTCGGGGGCGATGAAGCCGAAGCCCTTGTCGCCGTTGAACCACTTCACAGTTCCCTGTGCCATACTTTTTCAACTTCCTCATCTGAATAGATGCCAGAACGGCATCCAGCATGAGCGTAGCATGCT harbors:
- a CDS encoding cold-shock protein encodes the protein MAQGTVKWFNGDKGFGFIAPDGDAGDVFVHYSEINGNGYRSLEENQRVEFEIEQGNKGPQAVRVTAI